CCGAGAGATTACTTTATTTAAATTGGTATCGCTGCCAGCTGTAGTGGTTTGAACAATGGCTACTTCATCTTCGCGGGTTGGGTAGTCAATTAAAATATTAAACATGAAGCGATCTAATTGAGCTTCGGGAAGAGGGTAGGTGCCCTCCTGCTCAATGGGGTTTTGAGTGGCTAATACGAAAAAGGGTTCCTCTATATCATAGGTATTTCCGGCCGCGGTAACTTTATGTTCCTGCATGGCCTCCAACAATGCCGCTTGTGTTTTCGGTGGTGTACGATTTATCTCATCCGCCAGGATAATATTGCCAAAGATTGGTCCTTTAAAAAATCGAAATCCACGTTTGCCCGTTGCTTGGTCTTCTTCAATCACTTCTGTACCGGTAATATCACTTGGCATTAGATCGGGTGTAAACTGAATTCGGCTAAAATTTAAATCGAGCAATTCAGCCATAGATTTGATCATAAGTGTCTTGGCTAATCCGGGGACACCGACGATGAGTGTATGTCCTTTGCATAAAAGCGCAATCAGAATATGATCTAAGACATCCTTTTGTCCGATGATGGATTTGCCAATCTCGTTAAAGAAACGGCTTTTCATATCGGCTAATTTTTCTAATAATTGTAAATCAGTTTGGTTTTCCATCAGAATCCTTGAATAAATATTTGGAGGAATAAAATGAGGCGAAAAATTACAGTTTGCCTCTCGATGAAACAATGAGAATGTCTTGTGAGACTAATTGTGCTGATGGAAATTCCCAGCCATGTCCGAGACGAAAAATATCACACAACAATCTTATCTAGAACTGGACGCTGATAAGTTTAGTTCCATCTTGGCTGAATTGGGGGAATCACAATTTCGTTCTCAGCAAATTGACAATTGGTTATATGAACATAATGTAGCCGCTTGGGATGAAATGGAAAATATTCCCCAATCTTTACGAG
Above is a genomic segment from Candidatus Neomarinimicrobiota bacterium containing:
- a CDS encoding MoxR family ATPase, which gives rise to MENQTDLQLLEKLADMKSRFFNEIGKSIIGQKDVLDHILIALLCKGHTLIVGVPGLAKTLMIKSMAELLDLNFSRIQFTPDLMPSDITGTEVIEEDQATGKRGFRFFKGPIFGNIILADEINRTPPKTQAALLEAMQEHKVTAAGNTYDIEEPFFVLATQNPIEQEGTYPLPEAQLDRFMFNILIDYPTREDEVAIVQTTTAGSDTNLNKVISRDEILEFQGLVRRVPVAENVIEYAVDLVSSTRPGDGSPDFINEWIDWGAGPRASQYLILGAKTRAILDGRPTADIDDVKALALPILRHRVLTNFNAEAEGLSVDDIILKLLAS